Proteins from one Rhinopithecus roxellana isolate Shanxi Qingling chromosome 20, ASM756505v1, whole genome shotgun sequence genomic window:
- the LOC115895311 gene encoding SAGA-associated factor 29-like: MRRGVLMTLLQQSAMTLPLWIGKPGDKPPPLCGAIPASGDYVARAGHKVAAQVKAVDGDEQWILAEVVSYSHATNNQETHPELTLDHPPAPVEGQPRDGPEALFGPGRVMELGRGRRDSQGDNHLLRMLRPW; this comes from the exons ATGCGCAGAGGGGTGCTGATGACCCTGCTGCAGCAGTCGGCCATGACCCTGCCCCTGTGGATCGGGAAGCCTGGTGACAA GCCCCCACCCCTCTGTGGGGCCATCCCCGCCTCAGGGGACTACGTGGCCAGAGCTGGACACAAGGTGGCTGCCCAGGTGAAGGCTGTGGATGGGGACGAGCAGTGGATCCTGGCCGAGGTGGTCAGTTACAGCCATGCCACCAACAA CCAGGAGACACACCCTGAGCTGACGCTGGATCATCCCCCTGCCCCAGTGGAAGGACAACCCCGAGATGGACCGGAGGCCTTATTTGGGCCAGGGCGGGTCATGGAACTTGGGCGAGGCAGGAGAGATAGTCAAGGAGACAACCATCTTCTCAGGATGCTGCGACCTTGGTGA